A stretch of DNA from Danio rerio strain Tuebingen ecotype United States chromosome 10, GRCz12tu, whole genome shotgun sequence:
tttttatttgatatttgttttgtACTTTAACTACCTCAAGTAGCAAAAATAATTTAGTAATATCaggtatttataatttttatcaattagtattagtattctttattagtattatttattattgtttattagtatttttaattatttatttcaagtatttatttttattatttttattatttattagtatttgtttttagttgtatgttagtatttattatttttgattatttattagtaattattttttaattatatattagtattttttaattatttattatttttattagtatttattatttaataatttatttcaagtatttattattttattagtattttattatgtataagtatttatttcaagtatttatttttagtagttttattgtttatttaaataattactttttattattatttttatcatttattattatttatttcaagtATTTTTTGTCTAATggtatttttcaaatatttatttttatgagtgtttttgttatttattagttaaagtattttttattattagtattatttatcatttattagtattttcaagtatttattatttttataagtattttttattcattagtatatattttaagtatttatttttaattatttattagtatttatttcaagtatttattattagtattttattatttattagtatttatttcaagtatttattattgttagtcatttttattatttattggtatttatttcaagtatttattattgttattagtcatttttattgtttattagtatttattttaagtatttattatttttattagtatttttattatttatcagtatttattttaaatatttattattttttatttaaagtatttataatttcattagtatttattttaagtatgttttattatatattatttaagcatttatttttaagcTTACAGTAACTAAATGTTTACGTGACCAAAAAATTTTGAAAGAAACAACAGCACAAGTCAGCGTCTTTATTTTtccaaaacatgtttattattggCATCATAAAAAGGCAGTGAGATGTTCCGGGACAATTTAAATTAACCTATTCTGTGGTGGGGGGAGGAGTCAGAGAAAAAAGGGGGCGGTACGGGGATAAAAAGCGCCATGAGAAGGCGAGGTGCTATGCTACAAGGGCTAAATTCACTGTTTAGCGGCGGTCATGTTGAAGCATCCGCGCTGGTGGAACTGCATGTCCCGCACACGGCGCACGGACTGGATCTGAGGCTGGAAGGCACAAAACTCGTTGTAGTGTCTGTAGTCGCCACACTCAAACAGATACTGGTATCCTCTGTAGCCGGGGTACTGGTATCCCACCCAACTGCAAACAAAGAAGGAGACGTGTAAATGATAGGGCATCATGGTTATAGCTGCATTTTAAGGTCTAAATCTATTTGGGCTACAGTAGTAaaacattagcattagcattgtGTGCAATTTTAAACAAAAGCTATAGCCTATTCAGTTTGTACATTTGGTGAGTTGTTTACCagattcactctgaatggatcaatttaatcagtgagttgtttgctGGTGATTCACATTggatgaatcatttgaatctgttAGTAGTTTACTGCAGATTCACACTAAATTGATCCTTTGAATCAGTCAGAAGTTTagtgaacagatcatttgaatcagtgagttgtatactggagattcactctaaatgaatcatttgaatcagtcagAAGTTTactgaacagatcatttaaatcgGTGAGTTGTTTaaagaatcatttgaatcagtgagttatacTAGCGACTCACTCTGGATGGATCAGCTGAATCAGttagttgtttactggagattcactctgaatgaatcatttcaaACAGTTGATTACTGAAGATTCACATTgaattgatcatttgaatcaatcaGAAGTTTagtgaacagatcatttgaatcagtgagttgtttactaaaGACTAACTCTGAAAGGACCAATTGAATCAGTTAGTTGtatactggagattcactctaaatgaatcatttgaatcagtcagAAGTTTACTAAACATATCATTTGAATCTGTAAATTGTTCaaagaatcatttgaatcagagagTTGTTTACTAGCGACTCAGTCtcaatggatcatttgaatcagtaagttgatTACTGgatcactctgaatgaatcacttgaatcagtgagttgtttaataTTTATGGTATATCATCGGTTGTTTGAGGTTGGGATTTGGCACTTACGCTCCACCGGGGACCCTCACGCTGCCCACTCTGTCGCAGAAACCGTGCGCCCACAGGGTTGGCACATCATCCTCCTGGATCTCCATCTTGTTGCCCTTGAAGTCGGAAAGCTCAAACAAGCAGATCTTGTGCTCCATGGGGTCCTGTGGGCATGAAGACCGGCGgataaattacaaacaatataacaacagtaaaatatgtgttagctaacatttaaaaaaacgctATTTAGCCATGCTGGTTATCTAATGtgtgaatcagtgaatcactTACAGGACACTCTtgattggatcatttgaatcagtgaatcatttcaAAGAGTTGTTTGCAAGAGGctcactttaaatatatattttgattcagTGAGTAGTTTACTGTAGAGTCACTCTATATGGATCATTTGAATGGCTCACTTTGaatggataatttgaatcagtgatctTTCTCTGCAGAATCACTATATGGATCATATGAATCATTGAGATATTTATTAAAGACTCATGActggatcatctgaatcagtgagaTGTTTACAgga
This window harbors:
- the crybb1 gene encoding beta-crystallin B1 isoform X1 produces the protein MFVVMILIIFYWSVSTILMLLFLHSSFSPPPPPPPPHVAVWLASLSAVHVFSFVAFEQTNFRGEMFILEKGEYPRWDTWSNSYRSDCLMSLRPIRMDPMEHKICLFELSDFKGNKMEIQEDDVPTLWAHGFCDRVGSVRVPGGAWVGYQYPGYRGYQYLFECGDYRHYNEFCAFQPQIQSVRRVRDMQFHQRGCFNMTAAKQ